The following proteins are co-located in the Terriglobales bacterium genome:
- a CDS encoding cysteine desulfurase-like protein, translating into MPAAHSPAQVDFPVAEVRNQFPAVRDNPGFVFFDNAAGAQAPQIVLDTTAGHLLRRNVQRGGRYPQSRAVDETIASARESVALFLNANRPEEVAFGLNATSFIRTVSLAIGQTLGQRNEIIVTDLDHEANVATWLALEREGARFVWWKFRDDGLLHPEDLDALLSSRTRLVACTLASNALGSITGIADVARRAHAAGAQVFVDAVHYGPHGLFDVQAWDCDYLVCSGYKIFAPHMGFLWGRFGALRELPTFREDFIPDEPPWKIEAGTYTYENVAGMDAVVQYLEWLGKRVQPRAGSRREKIIAAMNAITSYEQTLSREMLAALRAVPGSHIYGLSGESQLALRTPTFSFTVDGVGPAQICEALAARGIGVRDGHNYSPRLIRRLGLDPASGTVRASLVHYNTIDEVRAFGAALRNLVTQG; encoded by the coding sequence ATGCCCGCGGCCCACAGTCCCGCGCAGGTTGATTTTCCCGTGGCCGAGGTCCGCAACCAGTTCCCCGCGGTCCGCGACAACCCCGGGTTCGTCTTCTTCGACAACGCCGCCGGCGCGCAGGCGCCGCAGATCGTGCTCGATACCACCGCGGGCCACCTGTTGCGCCGCAACGTGCAGCGCGGAGGCCGCTATCCGCAGTCGCGCGCCGTGGACGAGACGATCGCCTCCGCGCGCGAGTCGGTCGCGCTGTTCCTCAACGCCAATCGCCCGGAAGAAGTCGCCTTCGGCCTGAATGCCACCTCGTTCATTCGGACCGTAAGCCTCGCCATCGGCCAGACGCTTGGTCAGCGCAACGAGATCATCGTCACTGACCTGGACCACGAAGCGAACGTCGCCACCTGGCTCGCGCTGGAGCGCGAAGGAGCGCGCTTCGTCTGGTGGAAGTTCCGCGACGACGGCCTGCTCCACCCCGAGGACCTCGACGCGCTTCTCTCCTCGCGCACGCGTTTGGTCGCGTGCACGCTTGCCTCGAACGCGCTCGGCTCGATCACCGGCATCGCCGACGTCGCGCGCCGCGCCCACGCCGCCGGCGCGCAGGTCTTCGTCGACGCAGTTCATTACGGCCCGCACGGCCTGTTCGACGTGCAGGCCTGGGATTGCGACTACCTGGTTTGCTCCGGCTACAAGATCTTCGCGCCGCACATGGGCTTCCTCTGGGGGCGCTTCGGCGCCCTCCGCGAACTGCCCACGTTCCGCGAAGACTTCATCCCCGACGAGCCGCCCTGGAAGATCGAAGCCGGCACCTACACGTACGAGAACGTCGCCGGCATGGACGCCGTCGTGCAGTACCTGGAGTGGCTTGGCAAGCGAGTCCAGCCGCGCGCCGGTTCGCGGCGCGAAAAAATCATCGCCGCGATGAACGCCATCACCAGCTACGAGCAGACGCTGTCACGCGAAATGCTCGCCGCGCTGCGGGCTGTTCCCGGCTCGCATATTTACGGATTGAGCGGCGAATCGCAGCTCGCGCTGCGCACGCCCACCTTCAGCTTCACCGTTGACGGCGTCGGGCCCGCGCAGATCTGTGAGGCGCTCGCCGCCAGAGGGATTGGCGTCCGCGACGGGCACAACTATTCGCCGCGCCTCATCCGCCGCCTCGGCCTTGATCCCGCTTCCGGCACGGTGCGGGCATCGCTGGTCCACTACAACACCATCGACGAAGTCCGCGCCTTCGGCGCCGCGCTTCGCAATCTCGTGACTCAGGGGTGA
- a CDS encoding amino acid permease, with amino-acid sequence MTGSAPDGNKTAREGESLQRRLTERQLSMIAIGGAIGVGLFLGSGVTIRLAGPGVLITYVAGAVVAGILACAVAEMAVVHPVAGSFGIYAEKYLSPWSGFAVRATYGIVQIIAIGAEVTAVGIYFAYWFPAVPQWIWVLAVSAGLVAVNSMQVGRFGEFEYWFALIKVVAIVAFILLGFALVAGIGPWPAIGLRNLTAHGGFLPNGWSGVWLALTLGITSYMGVEVIAVTAGEAQQPEKSIPRAMRTIVLRLILFYILALFISLAVSPWNATAGAGLSGSPFVRTFAAVGIPFAASIMNAVVITAALSSANTNLYLSTRMLFSLARGGYAPAWLGNVSPAGVPLRALVVSTAGMAAAVLLAIYAPSNAFLLLYGTAVAGMFFVWIVILLSHLNFRKTIGAELAARLPLRLPAHPVPTITAIAAVLAISATTFWVDGLRYTIPAFIPMLGLISIAYFRSRRTGQLAANAARISAPTAAEGAE; translated from the coding sequence ATGACCGGCTCGGCACCGGACGGCAACAAGACAGCGCGCGAAGGCGAAAGCCTCCAGCGCCGCCTCACCGAGCGCCAGCTCAGCATGATCGCAATCGGCGGCGCCATCGGTGTCGGACTGTTCCTGGGCAGCGGCGTCACCATCCGTCTGGCCGGACCGGGAGTGCTCATCACCTACGTCGCCGGCGCCGTCGTCGCCGGCATTCTCGCCTGCGCCGTGGCCGAGATGGCCGTCGTGCATCCCGTCGCGGGATCGTTCGGAATCTACGCGGAAAAATATCTCTCTCCCTGGTCCGGATTCGCGGTTCGCGCCACTTACGGCATCGTGCAGATCATCGCCATCGGCGCCGAAGTCACCGCCGTCGGGATTTACTTCGCGTACTGGTTTCCGGCGGTGCCGCAGTGGATCTGGGTGCTGGCCGTCTCCGCCGGACTGGTTGCCGTGAACAGCATGCAGGTCGGCCGCTTCGGCGAGTTCGAATACTGGTTCGCGCTGATCAAGGTGGTCGCCATCGTCGCCTTCATCCTGCTCGGGTTCGCGCTCGTCGCCGGCATCGGACCTTGGCCGGCGATCGGGTTGCGCAACCTCACCGCGCACGGCGGATTCCTGCCCAACGGATGGTCGGGCGTGTGGCTCGCCCTCACACTCGGCATCACCAGCTACATGGGTGTCGAAGTGATCGCGGTCACGGCCGGCGAAGCGCAACAGCCGGAAAAGAGCATTCCCCGCGCCATGCGCACCATCGTGCTCCGGCTGATCCTCTTTTACATCTTGGCGCTCTTCATCTCGCTGGCGGTTTCGCCGTGGAACGCCACCGCCGGCGCCGGACTTTCCGGCAGTCCGTTTGTGCGGACCTTCGCGGCGGTGGGAATTCCGTTTGCGGCAAGCATCATGAACGCAGTGGTCATCACCGCCGCGCTCTCCAGCGCCAACACCAATCTTTATCTTTCCACGCGCATGCTGTTCTCGCTCGCCCGCGGCGGATACGCGCCCGCGTGGCTGGGAAACGTTTCCCCAGCGGGAGTTCCTTTGCGCGCCCTGGTGGTCTCCACCGCGGGAATGGCCGCTGCCGTCCTGCTGGCGATCTACGCGCCCTCGAACGCCTTCCTTTTGCTTTACGGGACGGCGGTAGCCGGAATGTTCTTTGTCTGGATCGTGATCCTGCTTTCGCACCTGAACTTCCGCAAAACGATCGGCGCCGAGCTCGCGGCGCGACTGCCGCTGCGCCTGCCGGCGCATCCTGTGCCGACCATCACCGCCATCGCCGCGGTGCTCGCCATCAGCGCAACGACGTTTTGGGTAGACGGTTTGCGTTACACCATCCCCGCGTTCATACCCATGCTCGGATTGATTTCCATCGCTTATTTCAGGAGCAGGCGGACCGGCCAACTGGCGGCGAACGCCGCGCGCATCTCAGCCCCGACCGCTGCGGAAGGAGCGGAGTAG
- a CDS encoding family 43 glycosylhydrolase: protein MSRSLAALFASFFLAVLLGCGGRAAPNVAASLASVTASGASEYSNPLRITTGSGSVVESCPDPAIIRGQKPGDDLWYMYCTEDRFQDGGRLHYIAISASRDLVTWSYVGDVFSDRPSWVSDDGYVWAPDVQFFNGRYYLYYAASDTKLGGSAIFVATSDSPLGPWSAASTPVVPPSSPRWTIDPFVAEDGGQRYIFFGSFVGGISARALSADGMTSSPSETPIAVADRYEAAYIVRHDGYFYLFVSAGACCNGPLSGYGVFAARSQNLLGPYLDRDGNSLLEPRVGGTPVLAMNGNRWIGPGHNSMVTDAAGQDWMLYHAISAEKPYFSGSWTRRPAMLDRVDWIDGWPRVRGGAGPSDSPQTAPFMAPASQLPVATAAPSDIPAAIVSAASDDFSAFALAPNWSWIRPPAPGSYGLDSEGFRFDTQAGQIYVNQNNASVLVEAAPAGDYIVETRISTTVPTVGAFNYAQAGLLIYKDDANYVKLASVAINQTRQLEFAKQLNGVPSGSPQYGSALLASPADFTWLRIARRATANGETYTSYSSHDGIRWEGGATWTHTLGGNVKIGLVSMAGAGFTAHFSYVRVYSLN, encoded by the coding sequence GTGTCGCGATCTCTGGCCGCGCTCTTTGCTTCGTTCTTCCTGGCGGTGCTGCTCGGATGCGGCGGTCGCGCCGCGCCCAATGTGGCCGCATCGCTGGCCAGCGTCACCGCGTCGGGCGCGTCGGAGTACTCCAATCCCCTGCGCATCACCACCGGCAGCGGCAGCGTGGTGGAGAGCTGCCCCGATCCCGCCATCATCCGCGGACAGAAGCCCGGCGACGACCTCTGGTACATGTACTGCACCGAGGACCGCTTCCAGGATGGCGGACGCCTTCACTACATCGCCATCTCTGCCTCGCGCGACCTGGTCACTTGGTCGTACGTCGGCGATGTCTTCAGTGACCGGCCCTCCTGGGTTTCCGACGACGGCTACGTCTGGGCGCCCGACGTGCAGTTCTTCAACGGCCGCTACTACCTTTATTATGCGGCGTCGGATACGAAACTCGGCGGCAGCGCGATCTTCGTCGCCACCAGCGACTCGCCGCTCGGTCCCTGGTCGGCCGCGAGTACGCCGGTTGTGCCGCCCTCGAGTCCACGCTGGACGATTGATCCGTTCGTCGCCGAAGATGGCGGCCAGCGCTACATCTTCTTTGGCAGTTTCGTTGGCGGCATCTCTGCGCGCGCTCTTTCGGCCGACGGCATGACCTCCTCGCCTTCCGAGACGCCGATCGCCGTCGCCGACCGCTATGAAGCGGCCTACATCGTCCGCCACGACGGCTACTTCTATTTGTTTGTCTCCGCCGGCGCGTGCTGCAACGGCCCGCTCTCCGGATACGGCGTCTTCGCCGCGCGCTCGCAGAACCTTCTCGGGCCGTACCTGGACCGTGACGGCAACTCGCTGCTGGAACCGCGCGTGGGCGGCACGCCCGTGCTGGCCATGAACGGCAATCGCTGGATCGGCCCTGGCCACAACTCCATGGTCACCGACGCCGCCGGCCAGGACTGGATGCTCTACCACGCCATCAGCGCCGAAAAACCCTACTTCAGTGGCAGTTGGACGCGGCGTCCGGCGATGCTCGACCGCGTGGACTGGATCGACGGCTGGCCGCGCGTCCGTGGCGGAGCTGGGCCCTCCGACTCGCCGCAAACCGCGCCCTTCATGGCGCCCGCGTCGCAGTTGCCCGTTGCCACAGCCGCGCCCAGCGACATTCCCGCCGCCATCGTCAGCGCCGCTTCCGACGACTTCTCCGCCTTCGCTCTCGCGCCCAACTGGAGCTGGATCCGCCCCCCCGCGCCCGGCAGCTATGGCCTCGACTCCGAAGGCTTCCGCTTCGATACCCAAGCCGGACAGATTTACGTGAACCAGAACAACGCGTCGGTGCTGGTTGAAGCGGCCCCGGCAGGCGACTACATCGTCGAAACGCGCATCTCCACCACCGTTCCCACCGTCGGCGCCTTCAACTACGCGCAGGCCGGCCTGCTCATATATAAGGACGACGCCAACTACGTGAAGCTCGCGTCCGTCGCCATCAACCAGACGCGCCAGCTCGAGTTTGCCAAGCAGCTCAACGGCGTTCCCTCCGGTTCTCCGCAGTACGGCAGCGCGCTGCTCGCCTCGCCCGCGGACTTTACCTGGTTGCGCATCGCGCGGCGCGCCACCGCAAATGGCGAGACTTATACTTCGTATTCCAGCCACGACGGAATTCGCTGGGAGGGCGGCGCCACCTGGACGCACACTCTCGGCGGCAACGTGAAGATCGGACTCGTCTCCATGGCTGGCGCCGGCTTCACCGCTCACTTCTCCTACGTTCGCGTTTACAGCCTGAACTGA
- a CDS encoding HAD family hydrolase has translation MSDKLVFLFDVDNTLLDNDRVAADLRNHLEREVGHERQERYWSIFEGLRAEVGYADYLGALQLYRANFPRDPHLLTVSHFLLEYPFAHRLFPNSLDAVDHVKQFGKPVILSDGDVVFQPHKVWRSGLHDAFDGAVLIYINKEFELEDVERRYPAEHYVLVDDKVRILTAVKRIWGRRVTTVFPRQGHYALDEKLVSSFPPPDFTIPRIGDLVTLDFGALVEKSGAADRQGRAQG, from the coding sequence GTGAGCGACAAGCTGGTCTTCCTGTTCGACGTGGACAACACGCTGCTGGACAACGACCGGGTGGCCGCAGACCTGCGGAACCACCTGGAGCGCGAGGTGGGGCACGAACGGCAGGAGCGCTACTGGAGCATCTTCGAAGGATTGCGCGCCGAAGTGGGTTACGCCGACTACCTGGGGGCGCTACAGCTCTATCGCGCAAATTTTCCGCGTGATCCGCACCTGTTAACGGTGTCGCACTTCCTGCTGGAGTACCCATTCGCGCATCGCCTGTTTCCCAACTCGCTCGACGCGGTGGACCATGTGAAGCAGTTCGGCAAGCCGGTCATTTTGTCTGACGGCGATGTTGTCTTCCAGCCGCACAAGGTCTGGCGCTCGGGGCTGCACGACGCATTTGACGGGGCGGTCCTGATCTATATCAACAAGGAGTTCGAATTGGAGGATGTGGAGCGCCGGTATCCGGCGGAGCATTACGTGCTGGTCGACGATAAGGTGCGCATCCTGACGGCCGTGAAGCGGATCTGGGGGCGGCGCGTGACGACGGTTTTTCCGCGACAGGGGCACTATGCTCTCGACGAGAAGCTGGTGAGCAGTTTCCCGCCGCCCGATTTCACCATCCCGCGGATTGGAGACCTGGTCACGCTGGATTTTGGAGCACTGGTGGAGAAGTCAGGTGCGGCGGACCGGCAAGGACGGGCACAAGGTTAA
- a CDS encoding GNAT family protein, with translation MDPFTAPITLRGRHAALEPLSLEHHDGLVAAARDGELWKLWYTVVPSPEGMRAEIERRLDLQRSGSMLPWTVRDLAGGGIVGMTSFMNIDARNRRVEIGSTWYAQSAQRTAINTECKLLLLAYAFEKLACIAVEFRTSFFNHASRRAIERLGAKQDGILRSHQLHSNGALRDTVVYSIIAAEWPAVKQHLQFKLD, from the coding sequence ATGGACCCATTCACCGCCCCCATCACGCTCCGCGGCCGCCACGCCGCTCTGGAACCGCTCTCGCTCGAGCACCATGACGGCCTCGTCGCCGCCGCCCGCGACGGCGAGCTCTGGAAGCTCTGGTACACGGTCGTCCCTTCGCCCGAGGGGATGCGCGCCGAAATCGAGCGCCGCCTCGACCTGCAACGCTCCGGCTCCATGCTGCCATGGACAGTTCGCGATCTCGCCGGCGGCGGCATTGTCGGCATGACCTCTTTCATGAACATCGACGCGCGCAACCGCCGCGTGGAGATCGGCTCCACCTGGTACGCGCAATCCGCCCAGCGCACCGCCATCAACACCGAGTGCAAGTTGCTGCTCCTGGCCTACGCCTTCGAAAAGCTGGCGTGCATCGCCGTCGAATTCCGCACCAGCTTCTTCAACCACGCAAGCCGCCGCGCCATCGAGCGCCTCGGCGCCAAGCAAGATGGCATCCTGCGCAGCCACCAGCTGCACAGCAACGGCGCCCTGCGCGACACCGTCGTCTACTCCATCATCGCCGCCGAGTGGCCGGCCGTGAAACAGCACCTGCAATTCAAGCTGGACTGA
- a CDS encoding TonB family protein translates to MATVPRTESRVAPPPLSANALLLAEELSEIAERAQCLTGATGVVIALRRRNDLVIRTSDGIAPEVGATIPFPSGVTGLCVTTKKVQTCADPDAEAQLEGAFRALRVRSIMSVPVPWGGEVRAVLAVLSQAQKAFSASHIAILMALRDVLASKLSESEPAEPLRSSATESPLEIDLTSLLQEPEPVRVPPVAPSPKPAAPKPVSELVKEQEQPAPTSVSPDVLGFAEDPTSHGSLVKPKPAATYTARPATSPVAVPHPSHVANRAPQTWSRRNVFLLAGPVAALVLLGLGLVLYVRHRTAPAAPPAPENVAAHQAPAPAVPAPAATDEPIPATPAPQPPAPTPVTASPQPAASPVVAKTEGPKPEPAHTHAPEKAEEPVAVLQLSTGKPVAKPEEPVEPPSLGLTAGSVRPLPDLPAAAAPAAALVAKESLAVPATRLQGRPPEYPAQAKLLRRSGVVRLHIAISAEGKVTDARVISGDPYLVAASVRAVREWTYRPATLNGRPVSSSTDVAIQFKGE, encoded by the coding sequence ATGGCAACCGTCCCCAGGACCGAATCGCGGGTCGCGCCTCCTCCGCTGAGCGCGAATGCCCTTCTGCTCGCGGAAGAGCTGTCGGAAATCGCCGAGCGCGCGCAGTGTCTCACCGGCGCCACCGGCGTCGTCATCGCTCTCCGCCGTCGCAACGATCTGGTAATTCGCACCAGCGACGGCATCGCGCCTGAAGTTGGCGCCACGATTCCGTTTCCCAGCGGCGTGACCGGGCTGTGCGTCACCACAAAGAAGGTCCAGACCTGCGCCGATCCCGACGCCGAAGCGCAGCTCGAAGGCGCTTTCCGTGCGCTCCGCGTGCGCTCCATCATGAGCGTTCCTGTGCCGTGGGGCGGCGAAGTGCGTGCCGTGCTCGCCGTGCTCTCCCAGGCGCAAAAGGCGTTCAGCGCCTCGCACATCGCCATCCTCATGGCCCTGCGCGACGTGCTCGCCAGCAAGCTCAGCGAGTCGGAACCGGCCGAACCGCTGCGGTCGTCCGCGACCGAATCGCCCCTCGAGATTGACCTCACTTCCCTGCTCCAGGAACCGGAGCCGGTCCGCGTTCCGCCGGTTGCCCCGTCCCCCAAACCCGCGGCCCCGAAACCGGTGTCGGAGTTGGTTAAGGAACAGGAACAGCCGGCGCCGACGAGCGTGAGCCCCGATGTCCTGGGCTTCGCCGAGGACCCGACGTCGCACGGCTCTCTCGTCAAACCGAAACCGGCCGCCACTTACACCGCTCGTCCGGCAACATCGCCGGTCGCTGTCCCGCATCCGTCGCACGTCGCCAACCGCGCGCCGCAAACCTGGAGCCGGAGAAATGTTTTCCTGCTGGCCGGACCTGTTGCCGCGCTCGTGTTGCTGGGCCTCGGCCTCGTCCTCTACGTGCGGCACAGGACCGCGCCGGCTGCGCCCCCCGCGCCGGAGAACGTGGCCGCCCATCAGGCGCCTGCGCCCGCCGTGCCGGCTCCGGCAGCGACGGACGAGCCGATTCCCGCGACCCCAGCCCCACAACCTCCGGCCCCAACCCCAGTCACTGCCTCGCCACAGCCCGCCGCTTCCCCCGTCGTTGCCAAGACGGAAGGACCGAAGCCTGAGCCGGCGCACACGCACGCGCCCGAAAAGGCCGAGGAGCCGGTCGCCGTCCTTCAGTTGAGCACCGGCAAGCCGGTCGCAAAGCCGGAAGAGCCCGTCGAGCCGCCTTCCCTCGGACTCACGGCCGGCTCGGTCAGGCCGCTGCCTGACCTGCCTGCCGCGGCCGCTCCGGCTGCCGCTCTTGTGGCGAAGGAGTCGCTCGCGGTTCCCGCCACGCGCTTGCAGGGACGGCCTCCCGAGTACCCGGCGCAAGCCAAGCTCCTGCGCCGGTCCGGCGTCGTGAGACTGCACATCGCCATTTCGGCGGAAGGCAAAGTCACCGACGCGCGCGTCATCAGCGGCGATCCATACCTCGTCGCGGCCTCGGTCAGGGCCGTGCGCGAGTGGACTTACCGTCCGGCCACCCTGAACGGCAGGCCCGTTTCGTCCTCCACCGATGTTGCCATTCAGTTCAAGGGCGAATAG
- a CDS encoding NAD(P)/FAD-dependent oxidoreductase gives MVTRAPRKTALIIGAGPAGLTAAYELLTRTSVLPIVLEQSTYMGGISRTVNHNGNRIDIGGHRFFSKSDRVMEWWLSHLPMEEADGARDNVITYQRKSRTVNGNGHHPPDRDRVMLVRNRKSRIYFLRKFFEYPITLSPATIRNLGLWRTFRIGLSYLRRAWFPLRNVKNLEQFFINRFGGELYRTFFKSYTEKVWGVPCHSIDAEWGEQRIRKLSIGRSLAHAARKLLPARSHGVGQKNVETSLIERFLYPKYGPGQMWEEVARKVRVLGGEILTLTKVARLEVGVGNRVTAVIAVREGREQRFPCDYCFSTMPIRELVDSLQCEVPASVREVSEGLQYRDFITVGLLVDRLKVQDSANGSRLIADNWIYIQEPDVLAGRLQIFNNWSPGMVADPSKVWIGVEYFCYETDDLWKRPDDDLSRFAASELHKIGIIDKDSVRDSTVLRMPKSYPAYFGTYARFPELRAWLDDFSNLFLVGRNGMHKYNNQDHSMLTAMIAVDNIVEGRTDKSNLWEVNTEQDYHEARKGPPVQPSEAA, from the coding sequence ATGGTGACCCGGGCCCCCCGCAAGACTGCTCTCATCATCGGCGCCGGCCCCGCGGGCCTCACGGCCGCGTATGAACTGCTCACCCGCACCAGCGTGCTGCCCATCGTGCTCGAGCAGAGTACTTACATGGGCGGCATCTCGCGCACCGTCAACCACAACGGCAATCGCATCGACATTGGCGGTCACCGCTTCTTCTCCAAGAGTGATCGCGTCATGGAGTGGTGGCTCTCACACCTTCCCATGGAGGAAGCTGACGGCGCGCGCGACAACGTGATCACCTACCAGCGCAAGTCGCGCACCGTCAACGGCAACGGACATCACCCGCCCGATCGTGACCGCGTCATGCTGGTGCGCAACCGAAAGTCGCGCATCTACTTCCTCCGCAAATTTTTCGAGTACCCCATCACGCTTTCGCCCGCCACCATTCGCAACCTCGGCCTTTGGCGGACCTTCCGCATCGGCCTCAGCTACCTGCGCCGCGCCTGGTTCCCGCTGCGCAACGTGAAAAACCTCGAGCAGTTCTTCATCAATCGCTTCGGCGGCGAGCTCTACCGCACGTTCTTCAAGTCGTACACGGAAAAAGTCTGGGGCGTGCCCTGCCATTCGATTGACGCCGAGTGGGGCGAGCAACGCATCAGGAAGCTGTCCATCGGCAGGTCGCTGGCGCATGCCGCGCGCAAGCTGCTCCCCGCGCGCTCCCACGGCGTCGGCCAAAAAAACGTGGAAACGTCGCTCATCGAGCGTTTCCTCTATCCCAAGTACGGCCCCGGCCAGATGTGGGAAGAAGTCGCCCGCAAAGTACGCGTCCTGGGCGGCGAAATCCTCACCCTGACCAAGGTCGCGCGCCTTGAAGTCGGCGTTGGCAATCGTGTGACCGCCGTCATTGCCGTGCGCGAGGGTCGCGAGCAGCGATTCCCCTGCGACTACTGCTTCTCCACCATGCCCATTCGCGAGCTGGTGGACTCGCTCCAATGCGAAGTTCCCGCCAGCGTCCGCGAGGTCAGCGAGGGCCTGCAGTACCGCGACTTCATCACCGTTGGCTTGCTGGTGGACCGCCTCAAGGTTCAGGACTCCGCCAACGGCTCACGCCTGATCGCCGACAACTGGATCTACATCCAGGAACCCGACGTGCTCGCCGGCCGCCTCCAGATCTTCAACAACTGGAGCCCCGGCATGGTCGCCGACCCGAGCAAGGTCTGGATCGGCGTCGAATACTTCTGCTACGAGACCGATGACCTCTGGAAGCGCCCCGACGACGACCTCTCGCGCTTCGCCGCGTCGGAGCTCCACAAGATCGGCATCATCGACAAGGATTCGGTGCGCGACAGCACCGTGCTGCGCATGCCGAAAAGTTATCCCGCCTACTTCGGCACCTACGCCCGCTTCCCCGAGTTGCGTGCCTGGCTCGACGATTTCTCCAATCTGTTTCTGGTGGGACGCAATGGCATGCACAAATACAACAACCAGGACCACTCCATGCTCACCGCCATGATCGCGGTGGACAACATCGTGGAGGGCCGCACCGACAAATCGAACCTGTGGGAAGTCAACACCGAGCAGGATTATCACGAGGCCAGGAAGGGACCGCCTGTGCAGCCGTCCGAGGCCGCCTAA
- a CDS encoding GntR family transcriptional regulator, producing MKTKPGRSALSRSSKRRGGAKMPAIPPVLKSMTASATPGSLGSRVYQALKRDIITGVFRSGEALTESLLAKRYRGSRTPVREAAVRLQQENLLLIVPSRGYFVRHITINELNQLYEYRAALESACADLAARKGAAAGEIDHLSSLGQVHFEKDDRASYERFIESDTAFHIGIAQLTRNQLLTEAVRDVRCHMERIMYAAINIHYYGESPAKEHAGIIQAIRDRDAERARRLMQEHIYISKEKVFQLASNSRVL from the coding sequence ATGAAAACCAAGCCCGGCAGGTCAGCCTTATCTCGAAGCAGCAAGCGGCGCGGCGGCGCGAAGATGCCGGCCATTCCTCCGGTACTGAAGAGCATGACCGCCTCGGCCACTCCGGGCTCGCTCGGGAGCCGGGTTTACCAGGCGCTGAAGCGCGACATCATCACGGGCGTGTTTCGCTCGGGAGAGGCGCTCACCGAGAGCCTGCTGGCGAAGCGATACCGCGGCAGCCGCACGCCGGTGCGTGAGGCCGCAGTGCGGCTGCAGCAGGAGAACCTGCTGCTGATCGTGCCCAGCCGTGGATACTTCGTGCGGCACATCACGATCAACGAGCTGAACCAGCTCTACGAGTACCGCGCGGCGCTCGAGTCGGCGTGCGCGGACCTGGCGGCGCGCAAGGGCGCCGCTGCCGGCGAGATTGACCACCTGAGCAGCCTGGGGCAGGTGCACTTCGAGAAAGACGACCGGGCCAGCTACGAGCGGTTCATCGAGTCGGACACCGCATTTCACATCGGGATCGCGCAGCTCACGCGCAATCAGCTGCTGACCGAGGCGGTGCGCGACGTGCGCTGCCACATGGAGCGCATCATGTACGCGGCGATCAACATTCACTACTACGGCGAGTCGCCGGCCAAGGAGCACGCGGGCATTATCCAGGCAATCCGCGATCGCGACGCGGAGCGCGCCCGCCGCCTGATGCAGGAACACATTTACATCTCCAAGGAGAAGGTGTTCCAGCTGGCAAGCAACTCGCGGGTGCTGTAG